In one window of Ferriphaselus amnicola DNA:
- a CDS encoding dCTP deaminase domain-containing protein, whose product MYESHPSPSTIFSDREEIQQNLTLKPGQQVISCSKHKYKIPLDYFGLVQTKGTLARLFVSATCNDGQVEPGFDGYVTLEIINNSPWEIDIPVGSDVAQLYLVKCASPASKAYHGRYAEKSKEGPTIPIFKK is encoded by the coding sequence GTGTACGAATCCCACCCGAGCCCATCCACAATATTTTCTGATCGAGAAGAAATACAACAAAACCTCACTCTTAAACCTGGGCAACAGGTAATTTCTTGCAGCAAACACAAATACAAAATCCCATTAGATTATTTTGGATTAGTTCAAACCAAAGGGACTTTGGCCAGGCTTTTTGTTTCTGCTACATGTAACGATGGTCAAGTGGAGCCAGGGTTTGATGGCTATGTGACGCTTGAAATAATAAACAATTCGCCGTGGGAAATTGATATACCCGTTGGTAGTGATGTCGCCCAACTGTATTTGGTCAAATGTGCAAGCCCGGCTTCTAAGGCTTATCACGGAAGATATGCCGAAAAGTCAAAAGAAGGGCCGACTATTCCAATTTTTAAAAAATAG
- a CDS encoding nuclease-related domain-containing protein — protein sequence MLIKKPDDKTRDMEFLKGLAARPDVSADVRKNIEQEIRYMQSGMRGEAEAAYEMDFHFGASKNWMLIHDLRIECEGRVAQIDHLMLNRFMEIYVCESKRFSEGVGINEHGEFSAFYGGKPYGVPSPLEQSGRLG from the coding sequence ATGCTTATAAAGAAGCCAGACGATAAGACCCGTGACATGGAGTTTCTAAAGGGGCTTGCCGCCCGTCCGGATGTTTCCGCAGATGTTCGCAAGAACATCGAGCAGGAGATTCGCTACATGCAATCAGGCATGAGGGGTGAAGCCGAAGCGGCATATGAAATGGACTTTCATTTTGGCGCTTCGAAGAACTGGATGCTTATCCATGATCTGCGCATCGAGTGCGAAGGGCGTGTCGCCCAAATCGACCACCTCATGCTGAATCGCTTCATGGAGATTTATGTCTGCGAGAGCAAGCGATTCTCGGAGGGGGTTGGTATCAACGAGCACGGGGAATTCTCGGCATTCTATGGCGGCAAGCCGTATGGTGTGCCATCCCCCCTTGAGCAGTCCGGTAGGCTGGGGTGA
- a CDS encoding phytochelatin synthase family protein — protein MKISVPFLFLILLAALPLTVTAAEPEVIYWNSDAGKVLRARIAPDEDYWQLIPWFTNQENQTYCGVASAVMVLNAMPIKKSVDPVNAPHAYFTQSNFFTPEVVKVISPQTVRNQGMTRDEMVKTLLRHGVKATTVAGDSVDESALRTLVQKAMGDDGQFVLVNFLREALGQAGGGHWSVLAAYDAQSDRALILDVSTYMYAPEWVTIRTLSKAIDTLDTTSNKARGLVFVSQ, from the coding sequence ATGAAAATTTCAGTTCCCTTCCTCTTTCTCATCCTGCTTGCCGCGCTCCCGCTCACCGTCACTGCGGCAGAACCTGAGGTGATCTACTGGAACTCGGATGCGGGCAAGGTGTTGCGTGCCCGGATCGCGCCCGATGAAGATTACTGGCAGCTCATTCCCTGGTTCACGAATCAGGAGAACCAGACCTATTGCGGTGTGGCCAGCGCGGTGATGGTGCTGAATGCGATGCCGATTAAGAAGTCGGTCGATCCCGTCAATGCGCCGCATGCCTATTTCACGCAAAGCAATTTCTTTACGCCGGAGGTGGTGAAGGTCATCAGTCCGCAGACGGTGCGCAATCAGGGCATGACCCGCGACGAGATGGTGAAGACGCTGCTGCGGCATGGCGTGAAGGCGACGACTGTTGCGGGCGATAGCGTGGATGAGTCTGCACTGCGTACGCTGGTGCAGAAGGCGATGGGCGATGACGGGCAGTTTGTGCTGGTGAACTTTTTGCGCGAGGCCTTGGGGCAGGCAGGCGGGGGGCATTGGTCGGTGTTGGCGGCCTATGATGCGCAATCGGATCGTGCGCTGATTCTCGATGTGTCGACGTACATGTACGCCCCGGAGTGGGTCACCATCCGTACGCTGAGCAAGGCGATAGACACGCTGGATACCACCAGCAACAAGGCGCGGGGGCTGGTGTTCGTATCGCAATAG
- a CDS encoding carboxymuconolactone decarboxylase family protein, translating into MDHFEAGVDKLASMLGAERAQAIVARFRSLSPVFEQEAISVVFGRTWSRDALDVKTRSLCSIGILSALGRQNALKIVFELALSNGATLEEITEALLQTAIYAGYPAALDALTTLEAVLVEIAARAEKKD; encoded by the coding sequence GTGGATCATTTCGAAGCTGGTGTGGACAAGTTGGCAAGTATGCTAGGGGCGGAGCGGGCGCAAGCGATCGTGGCGCGTTTTCGTTCGCTGAGCCCAGTGTTCGAGCAGGAGGCGATTTCGGTGGTGTTCGGCCGCACTTGGTCGCGTGATGCGCTGGATGTGAAGACACGTTCGCTTTGCAGCATCGGCATTTTGTCTGCTTTGGGGAGGCAGAATGCGCTCAAGATCGTTTTCGAGTTGGCACTCAGCAATGGGGCGACGCTGGAAGAGATTACCGAGGCTTTGTTGCAGACCGCTATCTACGCGGGTTATCCGGCGGCGCTGGATGCGCTGACGACGTTGGAAGCTGTGCTGGTTGAGATCGCGGCACGCGCCGAGAAGAAGGACTAG
- a CDS encoding helix-turn-helix transcriptional regulator, producing the protein MYPLHSEKNIISFLAHDAQVEVHRHHCFQILLGMSAPFDSDIGGVLHTGRRALVINQNVAHACNGLGGSNLIFFIDAESRTGWQLKQLLDGQPILDLTDIWLEVRPHSPTMDEMRAWTHERRLAVAEDALALVTADMQPMTARDSRVEQAITWVEQHLHEKIGLPEVAAHIHLSPERMRHLFVQEAGVSFSQFLVWKRIKAAIVFAVRDGANLTEAAARAGFADQAHFCRLFKRTFGIPAGGLLQNSRSIQFIHPSVS; encoded by the coding sequence ATGTATCCCCTCCATTCTGAAAAAAACATCATTTCCTTCCTTGCGCATGACGCGCAGGTGGAGGTGCATCGTCATCATTGTTTTCAGATCTTGCTGGGTATGTCTGCGCCATTCGATAGCGATATCGGTGGGGTGCTGCACACTGGGCGGCGTGCGTTGGTCATCAATCAGAATGTGGCGCATGCCTGCAACGGGCTGGGCGGTAGTAATCTGATCTTTTTTATCGATGCGGAAAGCCGCACTGGCTGGCAGTTGAAGCAGTTGTTAGATGGTCAGCCTATCCTTGATCTGACAGACATATGGCTAGAGGTAAGGCCGCATTCCCCCACGATGGATGAGATGCGTGCATGGACGCATGAGCGACGCTTGGCAGTGGCCGAAGATGCTTTGGCGTTGGTGACGGCCGATATGCAGCCGATGACTGCCCGCGATAGTCGTGTCGAGCAAGCGATCACGTGGGTGGAGCAGCATCTGCACGAGAAGATCGGCTTGCCAGAGGTGGCGGCGCATATCCATCTTTCGCCAGAGCGCATGCGGCATCTGTTCGTGCAGGAGGCGGGGGTGTCGTTCTCGCAGTTCCTGGTGTGGAAACGCATCAAAGCGGCCATCGTGTTTGCCGTGCGCGATGGGGCGAATCTGACAGAAGCTGCCGCGCGTGCGGGGTTCGCCGATCAGGCGCATTTCTGTCGTTTGTTCAAACGTACCTTTGGCATCCCAGCTGGGGGCTTGCTGCAGAATAGCCGTTCCATTCAATTCATCCATCCGTCGGTCAGTTAA
- a CDS encoding NAD(P)-dependent oxidoreductase, with protein MTNTQDNARSILVIGATGPTGIEICKQALAAGMKVRVLVRTPSRLPADLSSRLEVMQGDVLNSDAMIAATRGMDAVVSALGTPLQRTPVTLLSRGTQNIMQAMGQTGVSRLLCITGMGAGDSRGHGGFLYDRVILPLLLGQIYIDKDRQEQLVRASNLDWTLIRPAFLTNGVKTGQYRCIGQFEKHDRMGKISRADVAHFVVQELQRGEYLRQVANLSY; from the coding sequence ATGACGAACACTCAAGACAATGCGCGTTCCATTCTGGTGATCGGCGCGACGGGGCCGACGGGTATCGAGATATGCAAGCAGGCGCTAGCGGCTGGCATGAAAGTGCGCGTGTTGGTGCGCACCCCATCGCGCTTGCCTGCCGATCTGTCGTCACGATTGGAGGTGATGCAGGGGGATGTGCTGAACAGCGATGCGATGATTGCCGCGACGCGCGGGATGGATGCGGTGGTGAGCGCGCTGGGCACACCTTTGCAACGCACACCGGTGACGCTGTTGTCACGCGGAACGCAAAACATCATGCAAGCGATGGGGCAGACGGGAGTGTCGCGCTTGTTGTGTATCACTGGCATGGGAGCGGGGGATAGTCGCGGGCATGGCGGGTTTTTGTATGACCGAGTGATCCTGCCGCTGCTGTTAGGTCAGATCTATATCGACAAGGACAGGCAAGAGCAGCTGGTGCGCGCGAGCAATCTGGATTGGACGTTGATTCGTCCTGCGTTCCTCACCAATGGGGTGAAGACGGGGCAGTATCGATGCATCGGTCAATTCGAGAAACACGACCGTATGGGCAAGATATCCCGCGCGGATGTGGCGCATTTCGTGGTGCAGGAGTTGCAGCGCGGAGAGTATCTGCGGCAGGTGGCGAATCTTTCGTATTGA
- a CDS encoding uracil-DNA glycosylase, whose product MTMNKLELARALVGTLPSGRDGLFNPWVDHCPHDADGNGPQPKLQRLAQHLDCDPLFILAGEAPGYQGCRYSGIAFTSERLLGEGAIPRIPALTQRLSTRRLPFSEPSATIVWKTLYRLGIAERTLLWNAMQLHPYRPDDLWSNRTPTPQEIKLGEPAMRLLVETFPQAKIVAVGKKAEGLLSDMGVCTTGTVRHPANGGATEFARGLQALIAG is encoded by the coding sequence ATGACTATGAACAAACTGGAACTCGCACGCGCCCTAGTCGGCACCTTGCCGTCTGGCCGCGACGGCCTGTTCAATCCGTGGGTGGATCATTGCCCGCATGACGCCGACGGCAACGGGCCACAGCCGAAGTTGCAGCGCCTAGCGCAGCATTTGGATTGCGACCCGTTGTTCATTCTCGCTGGTGAAGCGCCGGGTTATCAGGGCTGTCGCTACAGCGGCATCGCTTTCACCAGCGAACGACTGCTGGGAGAAGGTGCCATTCCGCGCATCCCGGCGCTGACTCAGCGATTGTCCACGCGCCGCCTGCCGTTCTCCGAACCTTCTGCAACCATCGTGTGGAAGACCCTGTATCGCCTAGGCATCGCGGAACGCACCCTGCTGTGGAACGCGATGCAACTGCACCCGTATCGTCCAGACGACCTCTGGTCCAACCGTACCCCAACGCCGCAAGAGATCAAACTGGGCGAACCTGCCATGCGACTGCTTGTCGAGACTTTCCCGCAGGCCAAGATCGTTGCCGTCGGCAAGAAAGCGGAAGGGCTGTTGAGTGACATGGGTGTATGCACCACCGGCACCGTCCGTCATCCGGCCAATGGCGGCGCGACCGAATTCGCACGTGGCCTTCAAGCGTTGATCGCGGGATGA
- a CDS encoding OmpA family protein produces MKKIAKKVGTLSLLGCAMLNGSLAVAEDSGWYGGANLGQSRANIDNARIAAQLRGVGLTSTSIIDNNRDTGFKLYGGYQVNRNFAFEGGYFDLGQFGFTSTTLPLGTLAGNIKLKGLNLDALGILPITDRFSAFGRVGMNYAEARDTFRGTGAVIVLNPTPSKRELNYKFGVGLQYALSPAVGVRAEAERYRINDAVGNRGDIDLISLGLVYRFGVKTPTPVALAPEPQEVAPEPIVVPPPPPPRKVIFAADSSADSLFDFDSSAIKPTGKLAIDKFAEELRGANYAVITVTGHTDRIGSHAYNLKLSTQRAEAVKAYLIESANIPADKISASGVDGAFPLTKPEDCVSPKKAAKKASKELIACLAPDRRVEVEVSATRTAK; encoded by the coding sequence ATGAAAAAAATAGCAAAAAAAGTAGGCACGTTAAGTCTGTTGGGATGCGCGATGCTTAACGGCTCGTTGGCAGTAGCGGAAGACTCAGGATGGTATGGCGGTGCTAATCTCGGCCAATCCCGCGCCAATATCGACAATGCACGAATCGCGGCTCAATTGCGCGGGGTGGGGCTGACCTCCACCTCGATCATCGACAACAATCGCGACACAGGCTTCAAGCTCTATGGCGGGTATCAGGTAAATCGAAATTTCGCCTTTGAGGGTGGCTACTTCGACCTAGGACAGTTTGGCTTCACCTCGACCACCCTCCCGCTAGGAACACTGGCGGGTAATATCAAACTCAAGGGCTTGAATCTGGACGCGCTCGGTATTTTGCCGATCACCGACCGATTCTCCGCTTTTGGCCGAGTCGGCATGAATTACGCAGAAGCCCGCGACACGTTCAGAGGCACGGGAGCGGTGATCGTACTCAACCCCACCCCCAGCAAACGCGAGTTGAACTACAAATTTGGCGTGGGACTTCAGTATGCGCTGTCCCCCGCTGTTGGCGTGCGCGCCGAAGCCGAACGCTATCGCATCAATGATGCCGTCGGCAATCGCGGCGACATCGACCTGATTTCATTGGGACTGGTCTATCGTTTTGGCGTAAAAACACCGACACCCGTCGCATTAGCGCCTGAACCGCAAGAAGTGGCACCAGAACCGATTGTCGTGCCGCCGCCCCCGCCTCCAAGGAAAGTGATCTTTGCCGCAGACTCCTCGGCTGATTCTTTATTTGATTTCGACAGTTCAGCCATCAAACCCACAGGTAAGCTGGCCATCGACAAGTTTGCAGAAGAACTGCGCGGCGCTAACTACGCCGTCATCACGGTCACCGGCCACACAGACCGCATCGGCTCACATGCATACAACCTGAAACTGTCAACGCAACGCGCTGAGGCGGTAAAAGCCTACCTGATCGAGTCTGCGAACATTCCCGCCGACAAGATCTCAGCGAGCGGTGTCGATGGCGCATTTCCGTTGACCAAGCCAGAAGATTGCGTCAGCCCGAAAAAAGCAGCGAAGAAAGCCAGCAAGGAGTTGATCGCCTGCCTAGCACCCGATCGTCGCGTTGAAGTCGAGGTTTCAGCAACGCGCACAGCGAAATAA
- a CDS encoding Ig-like domain-containing protein, producing MNRFASITKPLRWYASLLLLMLGAGCGGGGSSILGTGGATASPPAAPPTVTLVTPLANAVGVPINTKIFTAAFNKPMAPTSLTGSFTLACPAATPIVGTVSYLAAGNVATLTLPVASPNLPANTVCRATISTAAKDTTGLALVSNFVWTFTTGLVADTLRPSVTLTIPATRTPSVTAVPTNTAITAAFTEDMAPASITGTSFTLTGPGLTPVAGTVTYAVGSRVATFLPTAVLQTGTTYTATITTAATDIARNTLAGNQAALPAASNYVWTFTTGVTPPVPPIPPTVTSVAPLANAVGVPVNTKIITAAFSKPMALTSLTGSFTLACPTATPVVGTVSYLATGNVATLNLPAASNLPANTLCRATISTAAKDTTGLALASNFVWTFTTGLAADTLRPSVTLTVPATTVPSATAVATNTAITAAFTEDMAPASITGTSFTLTGPGLTPVAGAVTYAVGSRVATFTPTAVLLAGTTYTATITTAATDIAGNTLAGNQAPLPAASNYIWTFTTGVAPSITRPRVSLTAPVTTIPGPTTGVPANTAITAIFTKDMDPTTITAASFNVTGPGAVAVAGTVTYAARTASFTPTAALATGTTYTATITTAATDIAGNALAGNQAALPAASNYVWTFSTVAATPPANISVLSTNPLAAAAAVCPNASVNATFTVPSGARLDPLTVNSATFTLTGPGLTPVTAASVVLDVTTGRIATFTPLAALTAGVTYTATLKSGLTGIRDMAIPGNTMLLDYVWTFTVVPATGACLAPIALGAAAPFGGIGGNAGMTNQGILTVVNGDLATTAASTLFTGFHDLGGRIYTETPLNIGTVNGTIYSATAPPGSVPGAAAAAGLLAANTAYTNMQPAALPGGIDVSNIALCPSCGGAGIGAGELGGRTLPPGIYTSVPGTFAISNANLTLDAQGNANAVWVFQMASSLTVGVAGPTGARSVLLVNGAQAKNVFWQVGSAATINGAGGGTMVGTIIASAGATFSTAGNTVLTTLNGRALGLNASVTLVNTIINVPAP from the coding sequence ATGAATAGATTTGCAAGTATTACGAAACCACTCAGGTGGTACGCGTCATTACTGCTGCTGATGTTGGGCGCAGGATGCGGAGGTGGCGGAAGTTCGATTTTAGGCACGGGCGGCGCGACCGCCTCGCCCCCCGCCGCTCCACCGACGGTGACTCTCGTGACTCCCCTAGCGAATGCCGTCGGTGTGCCTATCAACACCAAGATATTCACGGCAGCTTTCAACAAGCCGATGGCACCCACGTCCCTCACGGGTAGCTTCACGCTCGCCTGCCCTGCGGCGACTCCGATAGTTGGCACGGTGAGCTATTTGGCCGCAGGCAATGTGGCTACACTTACTCTACCTGTTGCTTCTCCCAATCTTCCAGCGAATACCGTCTGTCGTGCGACGATAAGCACCGCCGCTAAAGACACCACAGGTCTGGCCTTGGTGAGTAACTTCGTGTGGACATTCACGACAGGTCTGGTGGCGGACACGCTGCGTCCTAGCGTAACGCTCACCATTCCAGCCACGAGGACGCCCAGTGTAACGGCAGTGCCTACCAATACTGCGATCACTGCCGCGTTCACCGAAGACATGGCGCCCGCATCGATCACGGGCACCAGCTTCACGCTAACGGGGCCGGGCTTAACCCCCGTCGCCGGCACGGTGACTTACGCGGTCGGTAGCCGAGTGGCAACATTTTTACCCACCGCCGTTCTACAAACTGGAACCACCTATACCGCCACGATCACCACGGCCGCCACAGACATCGCGCGCAACACATTAGCGGGTAATCAAGCCGCATTACCCGCTGCCAGCAACTATGTCTGGACATTCACTACCGGAGTCACGCCACCCGTTCCTCCCATTCCACCGACAGTGACTTCCGTGGCCCCCCTAGCGAATGCCGTCGGCGTGCCTGTCAACACCAAGATCATCACAGCGGCTTTCAGCAAGCCGATGGCGCTCACCTCACTCACCGGTAGCTTTACGCTCGCCTGCCCTACGGCAACACCCGTGGTTGGTACGGTGAGTTATTTGGCTACAGGTAATGTGGCTACGCTTAACCTGCCCGCCGCCTCCAATCTTCCAGCGAATACCTTATGTCGTGCGACGATAAGCACCGCAGCTAAAGACACGACAGGTCTGGCCTTGGCAAGTAACTTCGTGTGGACATTCACGACCGGTCTGGCAGCAGACACGCTGCGTCCTAGCGTAACGCTCACGGTTCCAGCCACGACAGTCCCCAGTGCAACGGCGGTAGCTACCAATACAGCGATCACTGCCGCCTTCACCGAAGACATGGCTCCCGCATCGATCACGGGCACCAGCTTCACGCTGACGGGGCCGGGCTTAACCCCCGTCGCCGGTGCGGTGACTTACGCGGTCGGCAGTCGAGTGGCAACATTTACACCCACCGCCGTACTATTAGCTGGAACCACCTATACCGCCACGATCACCACGGCCGCCACCGACATTGCTGGTAATACGTTGGCGGGCAATCAAGCACCACTACCCGCCGCCAGCAACTATATCTGGACGTTCACCACGGGAGTCGCGCCGTCCATCACGCGCCCTAGAGTGTCGCTGACCGCGCCGGTAACCACGATCCCTGGCCCGACCACAGGTGTACCTGCAAATACTGCGATCACGGCCATCTTCACCAAAGATATGGACCCAACCACGATCACTGCCGCCAGTTTCAACGTGACAGGTCCGGGAGCGGTAGCTGTTGCGGGTACGGTCACTTATGCAGCTAGAACCGCGTCATTCACGCCCACTGCGGCTCTGGCCACCGGCACAACCTACACCGCCACAATCACCACGGCGGCGACGGATATCGCGGGTAATGCACTCGCCGGAAATCAGGCCGCGCTGCCCGCAGCAAGTAACTATGTTTGGACGTTCTCTACCGTCGCTGCAACGCCACCCGCCAACATTTCGGTGCTTTCCACTAACCCACTCGCAGCCGCTGCGGCGGTGTGTCCGAACGCGTCCGTCAATGCCACATTCACCGTCCCCTCGGGTGCTCGACTGGATCCTTTGACGGTCAACTCCGCCACATTCACCCTGACTGGGCCAGGACTGACACCCGTGACAGCGGCATCGGTGGTGCTGGATGTAACGACGGGTCGGATCGCAACGTTCACGCCACTTGCTGCACTTACTGCGGGTGTGACTTACACCGCAACACTCAAGAGCGGCCTCACTGGCATCCGAGATATGGCGATCCCGGGCAATACGATGCTGCTCGACTACGTTTGGACATTCACCGTGGTACCAGCGACAGGTGCTTGTCTGGCACCGATTGCGCTCGGTGCTGCCGCGCCTTTCGGCGGTATCGGCGGCAATGCAGGAATGACTAATCAGGGGATACTCACCGTAGTTAACGGCGATCTGGCCACCACGGCAGCCTCGACGCTATTCACTGGGTTCCACGATCTTGGCGGGCGAATCTACACTGAAACTCCGCTCAACATCGGCACTGTGAATGGAACCATCTACTCGGCGACCGCTCCTCCAGGGTCAGTTCCCGGTGCAGCGGCTGCGGCTGGACTATTAGCAGCGAATACGGCTTACACCAATATGCAGCCGGCTGCTCTTCCCGGAGGTATCGACGTGTCGAACATAGCCCTCTGCCCTAGCTGCGGCGGAGCGGGTATCGGCGCGGGTGAGTTGGGTGGACGCACTCTTCCACCGGGAATTTACACGTCCGTACCCGGCACGTTCGCCATTTCCAACGCGAACCTCACGCTTGATGCTCAAGGTAATGCGAACGCAGTCTGGGTGTTCCAGATGGCGAGCTCGCTCACCGTAGGTGTCGCTGGGCCGACAGGTGCGCGCAGTGTGCTGCTGGTGAATGGAGCTCAAGCCAAAAATGTGTTCTGGCAAGTGGGCAGTGCCGCCACGATCAATGGCGCAGGTGGCGGAACCATGGTCGGGACGATCATCGCCTCTGCTGGAGCCACATTCTCGACCGCAGGCAACACGGTGCTAACAACATTGAATGGTAGAGCGTTAGGTTTGAATGCTTCGGTCACTCTGGTGAACACCATCATCAACGTACCGGCTCCGTAA